The Symphalangus syndactylus isolate Jambi chromosome 16, NHGRI_mSymSyn1-v2.1_pri, whole genome shotgun sequence genome has a window encoding:
- the PCDH7 gene encoding protocadherin-7 isoform X8 translates to MLRMRTAGWARGWCLGCCLLLPLSLSLAAAKQLLRYRLAEEGPADVRIGNVASDLGIVTGSGEVTFSLESGSEYLKIDNLTGELSTSERRIDREKLPQCQMIFDENECFLDFEVSVIGPSQSWVDLFEGRVIVLDINDNTPTFPSPVLTLTVEENRPVGTLYLLPTATDRDFGRNGIERYELLQEPGGGGSGGESRRAGAADSAPYPGGGGNGASGGSSGGSKRRLDAPEGGGGTNPGGRSSVFELQVADTPDGEKQPQLIVKGALDREQRDSYELTLRVRDGGDPPRSSQAILRVLITDVNDNSPRFEKSVYEADLAENSAPGTPILQLRAADLDVGVNGQIEYVFGAATESVRRLLRLDETSGWLSVLHRIDREEVNQLRFTVMARDRGQPPKTDKATVVLNIKDENDNVPSIEIRKIGRIPLKDGVANVAEDVLVDTPIALVQVSDRDQGENGVVTCTVVGDVPFQLKPASDTEGDQNKKKYFLHTSTPLDYEATREFNVVIVAVDSGSPSLSSNNSLIVKVGDTNDNPPVFGQSVVEVYFPENNIPGERVATVLATDADSGKNAEIAYSLESSVMGIFAIDPDSGDILVNTVLDREQTDRYEFKVNAKDKGIPVLQGSTTVIVQVADKNDNDPKFMQDVFTFYVKENLQPNSPVGMVTVMDADKGRNAEMSLYIEENNNIFSIENDTGTIYSTMSFDREHQTTYTFRVKAVDGGDPPRSATATVSLFVMDENDNAPTVTLPKNISYTLLPPSSNVRTVVATVLATDSDDGINADLNYSIVGGNPFKLFEIDPTSGVVSLVGKLTQKHYGLHRLVVQVNDSGQPSQSTTTLVHVFVNESVSNATVIDSQIARSLHTPLTQDIAGDPSYEISKQRLSIVIGVVAGIMTVILIILIVVMARYCRSKNKNGYEAGKKDHEDFFTPQQHDKSKKPKKDKKNKKSKQPLYSSIVTVEASKPNGQRYDSVNEKLSDSPSMGRYRSVNGGPGSPDLARHYKSSSPLPTVQLHPQSPTAGKKHQAVQDLPPANTFVGAGDNISIGSDHCSEYSCQTNNKYSKQARISSLTASSPFIFCSHTTGERGEQRRKRGKRK, encoded by the coding sequence ATGCTGAGGATGCGGACCGCGGGATGGGCGCGCGGCTGGTGCTTGGGCTGCTGCCTCCTCCTGCCGCTCTCGCTCAGCCTGGCGGCCGCCAAGCAGCTCCTCCGGTACCGGCTGGCCGAGGAGGGCCCCGCCGACGTCCGCATCGGCAATGTGGCTTCAGACCTGGGCATCGTGACTGGATCGGGTGAGGTGACTTTCAGTCTGGAGTCTGGCTCCGAGTACCTGAAGATCGACAACCTCACGGGCGAGCTGAGCACGAGCGAGCGGCGCATCGACCGCGAGAAGCTGCCCCAATGTCAGATGATCTTCGACGAGAACGAGTGCTTCCTGGACTTCGAGGTGTCGGTGATCGGGCCCTCGCAGAGCTGGGTGGACCTGTTTGAGGGTCGGGTCATCGTGCTTGACATCAACGACAACACGCCCACCTTCCCGTCGCCCGTGCTCACGCTCACGGTGGAGGAGAACCGGCCGGTGGGCACACTTTACCTGCTGCCCACAGCCACCGACCGCGACTTCGGCCGCAACGGCATCGAGCGCTACGAGCTGCTCCAGGAGCCCggaggcggcggcagcggcggcgagAGCCGGCGCGCCGGGGCGGCCGACAGCGCCCCCTACCCCGGGGGCGGCGGGAACGGCGCGAGCGGCGGCAGCTCGGGAGGCTCCAAGCGGCGGCTGGACGCACCAGAGGGCGGCGGCGGCACCAACCCCGGCGGCCGCAGCAGCGTGTTCGAGCTGCAGGTGGCGGACACCCCGGACGGCGAGAAGCAGCCGCAGCTGATCGTGAAGGGGGCGCTGGACCGCGAGCAGCGCGACTCCTACGAGCTGACCCTGCGGGTGCGCGACGGCGGCGACCCGCCTCGCTCCTCGCAGGCCATCCTACGGGTCCTTATCACCGACGTGAACGACAACAGCCCCCGCTTCGAGAAGAGCGTGTACGAGGCCGACTTGGCTGAGAACAGCGCCCCGGGGACCCCCATCCTGCAACTGCGCGCAGCCGACTTGGACGTGGGGGTCAACGGGCAGATCGAGTACGTGTTTGGGGCGGCCACCGAGTCGGTGAGGCGGCTGCTGCGCCTTGACGAGACGTCCGGCTGGCTCAGCGTCCTGCACCGGATCGACCGCGAGGAGGTGAACCAGCTGCGCTTCACGGTCATGGCCCGCGACCGCGGGCAGCCCCCCAAGACCGATAAGGCCACCGTGGTCCTTAACATCAAAGACGAGAACGACAACGTGCCGTCCATTGAAATCCGCAAGATTGGACGCATCCCCCTCAAGGATGGGGTGGCCAACGTGGCCGAGGACGTTCTGGTCGACACCCCCATCGCTCTGGTGCAGGTGTCCGACCGAGATCAAGGCGAGAACGGGGTGGTCACCTGCACTGTGGTGGGCGACGTGCCCTTCCAGCTCAAGCCAGCCAGCGACACCGAGGGAGACCAGAACAAGAAAAAGTACTTCTTGCACACCTCGACCCCTCTGGACTACGAGGCCACCCGGGAGTTCAACGTGGTCATCGTGGCGGTGGACTCAGGCAGCCCCAGCCTCTCGAGCAACAACTCCCTGATTGTCAAGGTGGGAGACACCAACGACAACCCGCCCGTGTTCGGCCAGTCGGTGGTGGAGGTTTACTTCCCTGAGAACAACATCCCCGGCGAGAGGGTGGCCACGGTGCTGGCGACAGACGCAGACAGCGGAAAGAACGCCGAGATCGCCTACTCGCTGGAGTCCTCTGTGATGGGGATCTTTGCCATCGATCCCGATTCTGGGGACATCCTGGTCAATACGGTGCTGGACCGCGAGCAGACTGACAGGTATGAGTTTAAAGTTAACGCCAAAGACAAAGGCATCCCCGTGCTGCAGGGCAGCACTACGGTGATTGTGCAGGTGGCTGATAAGAATGACAATGACCCTAAGTTTATGCAGGACGTCTTCACCTTTTATGTGAAAGAAAACTTGCAGCCCAACAGCCCTGTGGGGATGGTCACCGTGATGGATGCTGACAAGGGGCGGAATGCAGAGATGAGCCTGTACATAGAGGAGAACAATAACATTTTTTCTATTGAAAATGACACGGGGACCATTTACTCCACAATGTCTTTTGACCGGGAACATCAGACCACGTACACTTTCAGAGTCAAGGCTGTGGATGGGGGAGATCCTCCCAGATCTGCCACAGCTACGGTCTCGCTTTTTGTGATGGATGAAAATGACAATGCTCCCACAGTTACCCTTCCCAAAAACATTTCCTACACTTTACTGCCACCTTCGAGTAATGTCAGGACAGTAGTAGCTACAGTGTTGGCAACAGACAGTGACGATGGCATCAATGCAGACCTGAACTACAGCATTGTGGGAGGAAATCCCTTCAAGCTGTTTGAAATTGATCCCACTAGTGGTGTGGTTTCCTTAGTGGGAAAACTCACCCAAAAGCATTATGGCTTGCACAGGTTGGTGGTGCAAGTGAATGACAGTGGGCAGCCTTCCCAGTCCACCACGACTCTGGTGCATGTGTTTGTCAATGAAAGTGTTTCTAATGCAACTGTGATTGACTCCCAGATAGCTAGAAGTTTGCACACCCCACTCACCCAGGATATAGCTGGTGACCCAAGCTATGAAATTAGCAAACAGAGACTCAGTATTGTCATTGGCGTGGTTGCTGGCATTATGACAGTGATTCTAATCATCTTAATTGTAGTAATGGCAAGGTACTGCAggtccaaaaataaaaatggctatGAAGCTGGCAAAAAAGATCACGAAGACTTTTTTACACCCCAACAGCATGACAAATCTAAAAAGCCTAAAAaggacaagaaaaacaaaaaatctaagcAGCCTCTCTACAGCAGCATTGTCACTGTGGAGGCTTCTAAACCAAATGGACAGAGGTATGATAGTGTCAATGAGAAGCTGTCAGACAGCCCAAGCATGGGGCGATACAGATCTGTTAATGGTGGGCCCGGCAGTCCTGACCTGGCAAGGCATTACAAATCTAGTTCCCCATTGCCTACTGTTCAGCTTCATCCC
- the PCDH7 gene encoding protocadherin-7 isoform X10: MLRMRTAGWARGWCLGCCLLLPLSLSLAAAKQLLRYRLAEEGPADVRIGNVASDLGIVTGSGEVTFSLESGSEYLKIDNLTGELSTSERRIDREKLPQCQMIFDENECFLDFEVSVIGPSQSWVDLFEGRVIVLDINDNTPTFPSPVLTLTVEENRPVGTLYLLPTATDRDFGRNGIERYELLQEPGGGGSGGESRRAGAADSAPYPGGGGNGASGGSSGGSKRRLDAPEGGGGTNPGGRSSVFELQVADTPDGEKQPQLIVKGALDREQRDSYELTLRVRDGGDPPRSSQAILRVLITDVNDNSPRFEKSVYEADLAENSAPGTPILQLRAADLDVGVNGQIEYVFGAATESVRRLLRLDETSGWLSVLHRIDREEVNQLRFTVMARDRGQPPKTDKATVVLNIKDENDNVPSIEIRKIGRIPLKDGVANVAEDVLVDTPIALVQVSDRDQGENGVVTCTVVGDVPFQLKPASDTEGDQNKKKYFLHTSTPLDYEATREFNVVIVAVDSGSPSLSSNNSLIVKVGDTNDNPPVFGQSVVEVYFPENNIPGERVATVLATDADSGKNAEIAYSLESSVMGIFAIDPDSGDILVNTVLDREQTDRYEFKVNAKDKGIPVLQGSTTVIVQVADKNDNDPKFMQDVFTFYVKENLQPNSPVGMVTVMDADKGRNAEMSLYIEENNNIFSIENDTGTIYSTMSFDREHQTTYTFRVKAVDGGDPPRSATATVSLFVMDENDNAPTVTLPKNISYTLLPPSSNVRTVVATVLATDSDDGINADLNYSIVGGNPFKLFEIDPTSGVVSLVGKLTQKHYGLHRLVVQVNDSGQPSQSTTTLVHVFVNESVSNATVIDSQIARSLHTPLTQDIAGDPSYEISKQRLSIVIGVVAGIMTVILIILIVVMARYCRSKNKNGYEAGKKDHEDFFTPQQHDKSKKPKKDKKNKKSKQPLYSSIVTVEASKPNGQRYDSVNEKLSDSPSMGRYRSVNGGPGSPDLARHYKSSSPLPTVQLHPQSPTAGKKHQAVQDLPPANTFVGAGDNISIGSDHCSEYSCQTNNKYSKQMRLHPYITVFG, encoded by the coding sequence ATGCTGAGGATGCGGACCGCGGGATGGGCGCGCGGCTGGTGCTTGGGCTGCTGCCTCCTCCTGCCGCTCTCGCTCAGCCTGGCGGCCGCCAAGCAGCTCCTCCGGTACCGGCTGGCCGAGGAGGGCCCCGCCGACGTCCGCATCGGCAATGTGGCTTCAGACCTGGGCATCGTGACTGGATCGGGTGAGGTGACTTTCAGTCTGGAGTCTGGCTCCGAGTACCTGAAGATCGACAACCTCACGGGCGAGCTGAGCACGAGCGAGCGGCGCATCGACCGCGAGAAGCTGCCCCAATGTCAGATGATCTTCGACGAGAACGAGTGCTTCCTGGACTTCGAGGTGTCGGTGATCGGGCCCTCGCAGAGCTGGGTGGACCTGTTTGAGGGTCGGGTCATCGTGCTTGACATCAACGACAACACGCCCACCTTCCCGTCGCCCGTGCTCACGCTCACGGTGGAGGAGAACCGGCCGGTGGGCACACTTTACCTGCTGCCCACAGCCACCGACCGCGACTTCGGCCGCAACGGCATCGAGCGCTACGAGCTGCTCCAGGAGCCCggaggcggcggcagcggcggcgagAGCCGGCGCGCCGGGGCGGCCGACAGCGCCCCCTACCCCGGGGGCGGCGGGAACGGCGCGAGCGGCGGCAGCTCGGGAGGCTCCAAGCGGCGGCTGGACGCACCAGAGGGCGGCGGCGGCACCAACCCCGGCGGCCGCAGCAGCGTGTTCGAGCTGCAGGTGGCGGACACCCCGGACGGCGAGAAGCAGCCGCAGCTGATCGTGAAGGGGGCGCTGGACCGCGAGCAGCGCGACTCCTACGAGCTGACCCTGCGGGTGCGCGACGGCGGCGACCCGCCTCGCTCCTCGCAGGCCATCCTACGGGTCCTTATCACCGACGTGAACGACAACAGCCCCCGCTTCGAGAAGAGCGTGTACGAGGCCGACTTGGCTGAGAACAGCGCCCCGGGGACCCCCATCCTGCAACTGCGCGCAGCCGACTTGGACGTGGGGGTCAACGGGCAGATCGAGTACGTGTTTGGGGCGGCCACCGAGTCGGTGAGGCGGCTGCTGCGCCTTGACGAGACGTCCGGCTGGCTCAGCGTCCTGCACCGGATCGACCGCGAGGAGGTGAACCAGCTGCGCTTCACGGTCATGGCCCGCGACCGCGGGCAGCCCCCCAAGACCGATAAGGCCACCGTGGTCCTTAACATCAAAGACGAGAACGACAACGTGCCGTCCATTGAAATCCGCAAGATTGGACGCATCCCCCTCAAGGATGGGGTGGCCAACGTGGCCGAGGACGTTCTGGTCGACACCCCCATCGCTCTGGTGCAGGTGTCCGACCGAGATCAAGGCGAGAACGGGGTGGTCACCTGCACTGTGGTGGGCGACGTGCCCTTCCAGCTCAAGCCAGCCAGCGACACCGAGGGAGACCAGAACAAGAAAAAGTACTTCTTGCACACCTCGACCCCTCTGGACTACGAGGCCACCCGGGAGTTCAACGTGGTCATCGTGGCGGTGGACTCAGGCAGCCCCAGCCTCTCGAGCAACAACTCCCTGATTGTCAAGGTGGGAGACACCAACGACAACCCGCCCGTGTTCGGCCAGTCGGTGGTGGAGGTTTACTTCCCTGAGAACAACATCCCCGGCGAGAGGGTGGCCACGGTGCTGGCGACAGACGCAGACAGCGGAAAGAACGCCGAGATCGCCTACTCGCTGGAGTCCTCTGTGATGGGGATCTTTGCCATCGATCCCGATTCTGGGGACATCCTGGTCAATACGGTGCTGGACCGCGAGCAGACTGACAGGTATGAGTTTAAAGTTAACGCCAAAGACAAAGGCATCCCCGTGCTGCAGGGCAGCACTACGGTGATTGTGCAGGTGGCTGATAAGAATGACAATGACCCTAAGTTTATGCAGGACGTCTTCACCTTTTATGTGAAAGAAAACTTGCAGCCCAACAGCCCTGTGGGGATGGTCACCGTGATGGATGCTGACAAGGGGCGGAATGCAGAGATGAGCCTGTACATAGAGGAGAACAATAACATTTTTTCTATTGAAAATGACACGGGGACCATTTACTCCACAATGTCTTTTGACCGGGAACATCAGACCACGTACACTTTCAGAGTCAAGGCTGTGGATGGGGGAGATCCTCCCAGATCTGCCACAGCTACGGTCTCGCTTTTTGTGATGGATGAAAATGACAATGCTCCCACAGTTACCCTTCCCAAAAACATTTCCTACACTTTACTGCCACCTTCGAGTAATGTCAGGACAGTAGTAGCTACAGTGTTGGCAACAGACAGTGACGATGGCATCAATGCAGACCTGAACTACAGCATTGTGGGAGGAAATCCCTTCAAGCTGTTTGAAATTGATCCCACTAGTGGTGTGGTTTCCTTAGTGGGAAAACTCACCCAAAAGCATTATGGCTTGCACAGGTTGGTGGTGCAAGTGAATGACAGTGGGCAGCCTTCCCAGTCCACCACGACTCTGGTGCATGTGTTTGTCAATGAAAGTGTTTCTAATGCAACTGTGATTGACTCCCAGATAGCTAGAAGTTTGCACACCCCACTCACCCAGGATATAGCTGGTGACCCAAGCTATGAAATTAGCAAACAGAGACTCAGTATTGTCATTGGCGTGGTTGCTGGCATTATGACAGTGATTCTAATCATCTTAATTGTAGTAATGGCAAGGTACTGCAggtccaaaaataaaaatggctatGAAGCTGGCAAAAAAGATCACGAAGACTTTTTTACACCCCAACAGCATGACAAATCTAAAAAGCCTAAAAaggacaagaaaaacaaaaaatctaagcAGCCTCTCTACAGCAGCATTGTCACTGTGGAGGCTTCTAAACCAAATGGACAGAGGTATGATAGTGTCAATGAGAAGCTGTCAGACAGCCCAAGCATGGGGCGATACAGATCTGTTAATGGTGGGCCCGGCAGTCCTGACCTGGCAAGGCATTACAAATCTAGTTCCCCATTGCCTACTGTTCAGCTTCATCCC